The sequence below is a genomic window from Macadamia integrifolia cultivar HAES 741 chromosome 1, SCU_Mint_v3, whole genome shotgun sequence.
AAAGTTGTAGGACCCACAGACACTAAACcctatttttataaaaataataataattaaaccCCTTCAACTCTCACGGAGTTGATTTTCACATGTATCTCATGGCTAGTCCAGATCAATCCCTACTTATGTGAGGGAATATCCCTTAAATTAGGTTTAGAGGGTGAGGACGATGAAATAACGCTTTCCATCACCCTTGTGAAACGCAAAAAAACACTCTTGTTATTGTGTTCGCCCGCATTGGTTCATATGTGGTGCAGGCCACACGACCACAAAACGTTCATTTTCTcactaaaaaagaataattgagAATATGAGTAAAAGATCCTACACGTGTCTTCTTACCAATCTTACGTGAAGAGTAGTTGTCCTTCACGTGGCTCGTTCGTCCCTCCCTgaccccaccccaacccaccccaacccaccccaccccacgtGACGCACGAGACGTACGGAGGGTAGAAAAAAATGTCCTTTAATAGTAAGAGTAACCGCTATAAAAAGAGGGGTTAGTTGCACACATTTGGAATCCAAGTATCGACCACCGACACTATCAGTTGGATACAtcgagagagagtgagagagcgAGAAAAGGTTAGATGGAGCAGTTTATGAAGCTGATGAGAGATGAACACCGTATCTTCACCGACACTGATGATGAGAAGATGCTGACGCTGCTGGAGACCACCCACGCTCACGCCTCCCTGGTGGTCGATGTGCAGCCTCTTCTCGAACTCATCCAGGACATCCTCAAcctctccaccaccaccactactgcCACCAATATCAGCCCCACTGGCCAACCTGTAAGTAATTTACAGAGACAACTGTTAGTAGTAATGTACTACTTTATGTACGTACTTAGTAGTTTTATAATAatttgcatgcatgcatgcgtAGGTCTGCCATGCTATGGAAAGCTTGAAAAATAAGATTTCTTCAGCGGCTACTTTCGAAGGATTGGCTCGAGACATCCACAACATCTCCTGCAAGGTTAGTTAACTTGACAACCACTGACATATGGTGGGGAGGGGGAATTCTGGCGGTCTAGCATAGGAACGCCAAAATACAGGTGGGTATGAAAATATTTCATACCTAACTGAGGCGCAAATAGCTGAATCTTTTTACACCCAATTGTGTTATATCATTTTATATATTAGACGGATAgagttctttttctttatatttatatgttagatcaaacatcaagaaaatatgaaaataagcAGATGATAGACTGcacaacatagagatttaatgaggttcacacaccagggcagtgtgctatgtcctcggatgaagaagaagatgt
It includes:
- the LOC122076086 gene encoding uncharacterized protein LOC122076086; the encoded protein is MEQFMKLMRDEHRIFTDTDDEKMLTLLETTHAHASLVVDVQPLLELIQDILNLSTTTTTATNISPTGQPVCHAMESLKNKISSAATFEGLARDIHNISCKVS